In Equus caballus isolate H_3958 breed thoroughbred chromosome 7, TB-T2T, whole genome shotgun sequence, one DNA window encodes the following:
- the OR52AE13 gene encoding olfactory receptor family 52 subfamily AE member 13 isoform X1, producing MADNSTHHYISSFFLVGIPGLQDFHCWIGLPVCLLFVLTLLGNSVITITIKLEPSLHQPMYFFLCMLAMNDMALASSTAPKMLGIFWLDAHRFDFNICLAQMYFIHTFCIIESALLVAMAFDRYVAICIPLRYTTVLTTTMVIKMGLAGTIRAILMVLPCPLLIKRLPYYTKHVINHAYCEHMAVVKLASANTLINRAYGISVALSVMVLDLGLIATSYIKILQSVFRLSSQNARSKALSTCAAHVCTILVSYTPALFSFLTHRIGKKVPPSVHIIFASFYLLVPPTVNPLVYGVKTKQIRDRVVGLFFPNKEISEN from the coding sequence ATGGCAGACAATTCTACGCATCACTACATTTCATCTTTCTTCCTGGTTGGTATTCCTGGTTTGCAAGATTTTCACTGCTGGATTGGCTTGCCTGTGTGCCTCCTGTTTGTCCTGACCCTGCTGGGGAACAGTGTAATCACCATTACCATCAAATTAGAGCCAAGCCTACACCAGcctatgtatttcttcctttgcatGCTGGCAATGAATGACATGGCTCTTGCCTCTTCCACAGCCCCCAAGATGCTTGGCATCTTCTGGTTGGATGCTCACAGGTTTGACTTTAATATCTGCCTAGCACAAATGTATTTCATCCACACATTTTGCATAATTGAATCAGCCCTCCTAGTTGCCATGGCCTTTGACCGCTATGTAGCTATTTGCATTCCACTGCGTTATACCACCGTCCTGACAACAACAATGGTCATTAAAATGGGTCTAGCTGGCACGATCCGAGCTATACTTATGGTTCTGCCCTGTCCTCTTCTCATTAAGAGGCTACCATATTACACCAAACATGTCATTAATCATGCCTATTGTGAGCACATGGCTGTTGTGAAGTTAGCCAGTGCCAACACCCTCATTAACAGAGCATATGGAATCTCTGTAGCCCTTTCGGTGATGGTATTGGACCTAGGGCTCATAGCCACATCCTATATCAAAATCCTCCAGTCAGTCTTCCGGCTCTCCTCCCAGAATGCCCGCTCTAAAGCACTGAGCACCTGTGCTGCCCATGTCTGCACTATACTTGTCTCCTACACACCTGCACTGTTTAGCTTCCTAACTCACCGCATTGGCAAGAAGGTACCTCCAAGCGTCCATATAATTTTTGCAAGTTTTTACCTTCTGGTGCCTCCCACAGTCAATCCCCTGGTGTATGGTGTCAAGACCAAGCAGATTCGTGACCGAGTGGTTGGTCTCTTCTTCCCAAACAaggaaatttctgaaaattaa
- the OR52AE14 gene encoding olfactory receptor family 52 subfamily AE member 14: MTENATHHSISSFFLVGIPGLQDFHCWIGLPVCLLFALTLLGNSVIIIIIKLEPSLRKPMYFFLCMLARNDLALASSSAPKMLDIFWLDAHWINFNICLVQLYFIHTFCIIESALLVAMAFDHYVAICIPLRYPTILTTSMGIKMSLAGLTRATLLVFPGPLLIKRLPYYTKYVINHAYCEHMAVVKLASANTHVNRVYGISVALSVMVLDLGLIAISYIKILQAVFRLSSQNARSKAPSTCAAHVCTILVSYTPALFRFLTHRIGKKVPPSIHIIFASLYLLVPPTVNPLVYGVKTKQIRDRVVDLFFPNKKISES, from the coding sequence GCAAGATTTTCACTGTTGGATTGGCTTGCCTGTGTGCCTCCTGTTTGCCCTGACCCTGCTGGGGAACAGCGtaatcatcattatcatcaaacTAGAGCCAAGCCTACGCAAGcctatgtatttcttcctttgcatGCTGGCAAGGAATGACTTGGCTCTTGCTTCTTCCTCAGCCCCCAAGATGCTTGACATCTTCTGGTTGGATGCACATTGGATTAACTTTAATATCTGCCTAGTACAGTTGTATTTCATCCACACATTTTGCATAATTGAGTCAGCCCTCCTAGTTGCCATGGCTTTTGACCACTATGTAGCTATTTGCATTCCACTGCGTTATCCCACCATCCTGACAACATCAATGGGCATTAAAATGAGTCTAGCTGGTCTGACCCGAGCTACCCTTCTGGTTTTCCCAGGTCCTCTTCTTATTAAAAGGCTACCATATTATACCAAGTATGTTATCAATCATGCCTATTGTGAGCACATGGCTGTTGTGAAGTTAGCCAGTGCCAACACACATGTTAACAGAGTTTATGGAATCTCTGTGGCCCTATCAGTGATGGTTTTGGACCTAGGGCTTATAGCCATATCTTATATCAAAATCCTCCAGGCAGTCTTCCGGCTCTCCTCCCAGAATGCCCGCTCTAAGGCACCGAGCACCTGTGCTGCCCATGTCTGCACTATACTTGTCTCCTACACACCTGCACTGTTCAGGTTCCTAACTCACCGCATTGGCAAGAAGGTACCTCCAAGCATCCACATAATTtttgcaagtttgtaccttttggtgCCTCCCACAGTCAATCCTCTGGTATATGGTGTCAAGACCAAGCAAATTCGTGACAGAGTGGTGGatcttttcttcccaaataagaaaatttctgaaagttaa